The genome window ATTACCATGTTATTGGAATCAAGCAAGATTTGAGCTGTCTTCTGCATGTCTACTTCAATCACTAAAACTTTCACTCCACTTTGACCAATACCTTCTTCTTTGGATAAGGTATCCATCAAATTTTCACAGCAACCTGCTTTTATGGGATTTTTATGGCCAATGCATTCTAATTTTTCCACAGCACCCATTAAATCAAATACTTCTTTGTTTCCAGGTAGTACTCGGCCGGATTCTCCTTTAAAGCAGTTATGGCAATCTACAAAAACAACATTTTCGGAATTACAGACTGTTTTGGCAAGATTCATCAGAGATAATCCCACTCCAAAATCTATATCATCAAAACCATGTGGGGCAAAAGTAGCTTGAAGTAATAAATCATCTCCAAAGAACTGTGCACCGATTGTAGCATTTTTTTCACTAACACGGGTAAATCTACTGGCGTTTTCATGGTAATTGATTTTATCTAAAGAATTTTTTATCGTATTTTCTATTTTAACAATTTCTTTTGAAGAAACAGGATTAAAATCGTGAGTTGAAGGGCCGTGTGAAACCATGGTAAACATGTCAAAACGTTGAGCGAGTAAAGTGGGCATGTTTGCCCCGCCAACGCTGCCAATTGGCCCTGGATGAACACATGGACTTAAAAACAGTGCTTTAATTCCTTTAGTAGTTTTAAAACTGATAATACCAACCAAAGTATCAATAGGTTCTCCTATTTCTTCAAAAAGGCCTTCCAGTGCAGGAGACCCTTCAGTTATATGGGATAATGAAAGACTCAATAGTTCTAAAGCTCCTACTCCCAGATTACGCCTCATAGGCGATTCAATGACTAGTACAAATGAATAAATGGCCAGTACTAAAATTGCACAGGCAATTAAAACTTTTAATAAAAATGCTATAATTGTAAAGTATCCAAAATTGGTGGCATTGATACTTAAAAACACCACTACTATCATCATACTGATTATTAAGACTGGCTGAGTAGCTGAAATAAAAACTGAATTTGGTAAACTAATATTAGACGTACCCCATATTACGAGAGTTCTAAAAGCAAATAATACAGCACAACCCAGTACTATCGAATCAAGAATAAAATTCATATCTAAAAGTGATGAGAACCCACATCCAATTAAATATATTACGGATAATATAATCATGGAAAATAGAGATAGAAACATGGACTGTTTCATTTTCATCTGCCTTCCTTTCAATGAATTTACCCATGGTTGAGTAATTGCTCCACTCATTATGGAACCTAAACCAAATATTAAAACCCCTGCTGTGCCTCCGTCAATAATATCTTGAAGAATGCCACTTCCCTTTGTTGGATCTATTATAAAGCCGATGGAACCAACAATGAAACTAAAAAATACCATGGTGAATAAAGAAATCTTGGTTTGGGGCAGGGTCATAATATATTTTGAAAGACCCATTACGCTTTTGGTGCTGGACATTTGTTTACCTCTTATATAAAAATAATTGATATGATTTTTCTATATTAACAAGCCATATTACTATTAAAACTTTATTAATTATTTAGAAATACATTATTTTTAATCAATTATAGTTCATTTCAATAAATTAAATTATTAGTAAGATAAATTTATCTATGAATTTGAGTGGATACTGTAAATTAATTAATGTGATTTTTTTAAACCAATAACCATATAAAATATTCTATCATAAGGTATAAGTTTTATATAATAAATCATCAGGAGATTTTCTATGGAAACAAGACTTGAAACACCACTTTTAGAACAGGATGTCAGTAAATTACGTGTGGGTGATGTGGTTTATATATCTGGAACAATATTCACAGCCAGAGACCGTGCTCATCAACGAATAATTGAACAGGGAGCGCCATTTGATTTAAATGGATCCGTGATATTTCATGCGGGCCCCATAATAAAATTGAAAGCCGATATTTTAAAAGACGTTGATTTAGATAAAATTCACAGTTTTAAAAATTTCATACAATCTTCAAAAGAACCTCTGGCAGAGATGGTGGCTGTAGGTCCCACTACCAGTACTAGAATGAACCCGTTCCAGGCAGAAGTATTGGACATGGGTGTTAAAATGGTTGTAGGTAAAGGAGGTATGGATAAAAACACCGCTAATGCATTAATTAAAAATAAAGCCACCTATCTTGCTGCAGTTGGTGGATGCGCTGCACTTTATGTCCATTCCATAAAAAAAATAAATAATGTATACTGGTTAGATCTGGGGGTTCCAGAAGCTATTTGGGAACTTGAGGTTGAAAATTTTGGACCATTAGTGGTGGCTATGGATTCAAAGGGGGATAATTTATATGAAGAAATTGCAGGAGGCATTTCCAACTCCTCTGGAGATTCCACAAAACATATCAAAAATAAGTCTTGAGGGTATGGTTGATACACATATACATACTTCTCCCGATATAAAACCCCGTATTTTTAGTGATGATGATGCTGTTAGAGATGCTAAAAATCAACATATGGCGTCTATTATATTAAAATGTCATGTGGAATCAACGGCTGGCCGATCTCATTTATTGCGGAAAGCAACGGGCTTTGATGTTTTTGGCGGCATTTGTTTAAATTCCAGTGTAGGTGGTATAAATCCTGATGCTGTTGAAGTATCCGCGGCTTTGAATGGTAAAATAGTTTGGATGCCCACTATTTCCGTATTTGAATTGAAAAAAGATGTATTAAATGGGATTAATGGTCAAAATGATAATTTTGAAAAAATTCTCCATTTAATTTCTAAACATGATATGATATTGGCCACAGGACATCTTAAAGCTCAGGAAATTTTTCCAATTTTGGACATGGCCCATAGTTTAAAAATAAAAAAAATAATTGTTAATCATCCATTAACAGGAGTAGTGGACGCTACATTAGAAGAACAGAAAGAAATGTCCAGATACGCATATCTGGAGCATTGTTTTGTGGCCTGTATGCCCCAACATGATCAACTTTCTGTAGAGCGAATTTCAGAGGCAATCAATTTCACAGGCTTTAAAAAATGTATCATGGCCACGGATTTTGGCCAAAAGCATAACCCTATTCCAAGTGAAGGCTTTAAAATGTTCATTTATCAAATGAAAGAGTGTGGGTTTTCTAATAAACAAATAGAAACAATGTGCTCATTAAATCCTCGAAAATTGATTTATTAGTTGGTAAATGGCTAATTTTAGGAGTTATGCTTTAAATTTAGAGAAAATTTTTTTTATAAATTGATTATGAAGATATTAATTTAAGTTTCAAGTCCATCTTAAAATAATTGGTTAATTTTATATAGGAATTAGTAATTCATTAAATTGATACATTTTATTATGTGAAAATTATATTAAGTAAAATCCTAGATTTAATTACAATATCATGATAATTTAAATATATTTACTGGAATTCAGTTTATATTACAATTTCAATAAAGTGATAATATGAGTGAAAATAAATCTGCCCAAAAATCTGAAAAAGAATTGAAAAAGAGAATCAGACAATTCAAAAAACTTTTAAAGGACGAATCCGAAAAAGAGAATTTCTACAATGAGATTTGTGGTTCTGAAATACTGGTTAGAATGGAAATATTCTTACCTTCCGCCAACCCGGATAAATTTATTGACGGCATATTTATTTATATGAATGATTCGGGTAAAATTGTAGATGCTGAATATTACTATAAAGAAGGGGAAGAAGGAGCTATCACCCGTCTTACAGATAAAGATTTAAAGATTGTCAGTGATTTATTCCAGGACGAATTTTCACTGGAAATTGAATAAATCTTTAAAATATATTTTTTTATTTTTTTCTAATATTTTTCATGGATTTAATTTTTATTTTTTTTCAAAATTAAAAAAGAATGATCTAACTAATTGATTAATGTACTTTATTAATTTGTATGAGGCATATTTATTAAATTAAATTTTAATCTATTAATTTCGCTTTTCAAAATAAAATTTAAGGCCTTTTCAGTAAAAAAATAATTTTAGGCTTAGATAGTACATTATATATTCTATAAAAATCAAAATTATAAATGCTTATTGAGTTGATTAATAAACACATCGACTCTTTTCTATCATCAATAAATAAAAATATGGAGGATATAAAAATATGCGCAGTTTCGAAAAGTTAACTTCTTTAAAAGATTATATCCCTTTAAAAAAGAAAGAAGCTGGAGATAAGAATATAGGACTTTTAGTAGATGGTCCTAACATGTTAAGAAAAGAATTCAGTTTAAATCTGGATTTGGTAAGAGAAATAATTGCCGAATATGGGAACATGAGGGTAGGTAAAGTTTTATTAAACCAGTATGCTTCTGATAAATTAATAGAAGCTATTGTTAATCAGGGATTCACTCCCATTGTTGTTGCTGGTGATACTGATGTTTATATGGCTGTTGAAGCTATGGAATTAATTTATAATCCTAATATTGATGTTATTGCTCTTATGACTCGTGATGCTGATTTTTTACCGATTATCAATAAAGCCAAGGAAAATGGTAAAGATACTATTGTTATTGGTGCCGAACCAGGATTCAGTGCGGCGCTTCAAAATTCTGCTGATGATGCTATAATATTAAAACCAGAAAATAACAAAGGAAACAATCATTCTCACCATAACAACCTTAATTCTAATAAAGATAATTTATGATGATTTCGATGAAACAAAACGTGCTTATTCATTCTTCTCTTCATGAACTTAAAAAAAGAGAAAATGCTTTAAAAATCATCAATAAAAAAATACATTCGCAAGGACGGGATAAATTATACGATTTAACTGGCCTTTCAGGGGGTTTTTTACTCAAAAAAGATGATTTGAAGCTATTGGAAACTTATGTAGGTCCTGCACTTTTTGAGGATATGCTTGAAAAATGGGGAAAGGAGCATTTGGGCGGTGAAAAAGTACTGGGATTCAATAGAACCAGTGCTGGAATCCTGGCCACTATTCTTGCATTAGTAAAACCAAAAACTTATGTAATCCATTATTTGCCTGAATTACCCTCACACCCTTCTATCCCGCGCAGTGCAAAATTGGTGGGTGCTGAATATCTTGAATTTGATAATCTGGATGAATTTTTTATACCTGAGAATACATCTCTTATAGTAATTACTGGATCTACCATGGACCATAAGGTTATCGCCGTTGAAGAATTTCAGGATATTATTAAAAAAGCTGATGGAAAAGTTCCAGTAATGGTTGATGATGCGTCTGGAGCTCGTTTGCGCACTGTTATTTTTAACCAACCTTCTGCAATTGATTTAGGCGCGGATCTTGTTGTAACCAGTACTGATAAATTAATGGACGGTCCGAGAGGAGGGTTAATGGCAGGTAAATCTGAGTTAATGGATCAAATAAAATCCAAAGCTCATCAATTTGGTTTAGAAGCCCAAACTCCTGT of Methanobacterium alcaliphilum contains these proteins:
- a CDS encoding FumA C-terminus/TtdB family hydratase beta subunit, whose protein sequence is METRLETPLLEQDVSKLRVGDVVYISGTIFTARDRAHQRIIEQGAPFDLNGSVIFHAGPIIKLKADILKDVDLDKIHSFKNFIQSSKEPLAEMVAVGPTTSTRMNPFQAEVLDMGVKMVVGKGGMDKNTANALIKNKATYLAAVGGCAALYVHSIKKINNVYWLDLGVPEAIWELEVENFGPLVVAMDSKGDNLYEEIAGGISNSSGDSTKHIKNKS
- a CDS encoding DUF2070 family protein; the encoded protein is MSSTKSVMGLSKYIMTLPQTKISLFTMVFFSFIVGSIGFIIDPTKGSGILQDIIDGGTAGVLIFGLGSIMSGAITQPWVNSLKGRQMKMKQSMFLSLFSMIILSVIYLIGCGFSSLLDMNFILDSIVLGCAVLFAFRTLVIWGTSNISLPNSVFISATQPVLIISMMIVVVFLSINATNFGYFTIIAFLLKVLIACAILVLAIYSFVLVIESPMRRNLGVGALELLSLSLSHITEGSPALEGLFEEIGEPIDTLVGIISFKTTKGIKALFLSPCVHPGPIGSVGGANMPTLLAQRFDMFTMVSHGPSTHDFNPVSSKEIVKIENTIKNSLDKINYHENASRFTRVSEKNATIGAQFFGDDLLLQATFAPHGFDDIDFGVGLSLMNLAKTVCNSENVVFVDCHNCFKGESGRVLPGNKEVFDLMGAVEKLECIGHKNPIKAGCCENLMDTLSKEEGIGQSGVKVLVIEVDMQKTAQILLDSNNMVIGFREKILEAVKSLGIDEVEVMTTDTHSVNTLAGGHNPVGAKKGDEIIDYIIQCTKEAMADLEPVSVGCKISRIENLNTLGPTNATELVSTISSIVAVSRIFAPLVFVLALFFVFVWIFYWAL
- a CDS encoding DUF6282 family protein; its protein translation is MKKLQEAFPTPLEIPQNISKISLEGMVDTHIHTSPDIKPRIFSDDDAVRDAKNQHMASIILKCHVESTAGRSHLLRKATGFDVFGGICLNSSVGGINPDAVEVSAALNGKIVWMPTISVFELKKDVLNGINGQNDNFEKILHLISKHDMILATGHLKAQEIFPILDMAHSLKIKKIIVNHPLTGVVDATLEEQKEMSRYAYLEHCFVACMPQHDQLSVERISEAINFTGFKKCIMATDFGQKHNPIPSEGFKMFIYQMKECGFSNKQIETMCSLNPRKLIY
- a CDS encoding TIGR00288 family NYN domain-containing protein; translation: MRSFEKLTSLKDYIPLKKKEAGDKNIGLLVDGPNMLRKEFSLNLDLVREIIAEYGNMRVGKVLLNQYASDKLIEAIVNQGFTPIVVAGDTDVYMAVEAMELIYNPNIDVIALMTRDADFLPIINKAKENGKDTIVIGAEPGFSAALQNSADDAIILKPENNKGNNHSHHNNLNSNKDNL
- a CDS encoding TIGR03576 family pyridoxal phosphate-dependent enzyme; the protein is MLIHSSLHELKKRENALKIINKKIHSQGRDKLYDLTGLSGGFLLKKDDLKLLETYVGPALFEDMLEKWGKEHLGGEKVLGFNRTSAGILATILALVKPKTYVIHYLPELPSHPSIPRSAKLVGAEYLEFDNLDEFFIPENTSLIVITGSTMDHKVIAVEEFQDIIKKADGKVPVMVDDASGARLRTVIFNQPSAIDLGADLVVTSTDKLMDGPRGGLMAGKSELMDQIKSKAHQFGLEAQTPVIAGIVRALENFNPEILLKSFENKNRLLDSLNYNFKGFEQTPTGVMITPQSLEREIESRGIGTSLSDSDLSFLWAIMLLKEKGILTIPAVGMPGASPTIRIDLASKDAKLLPIENITEMVTDSFNDLISVLSKPNSSEKEIIEECSHIIFN